In a genomic window of Piliocolobus tephrosceles isolate RC106 chromosome 1, ASM277652v3, whole genome shotgun sequence:
- the LOC111556004 gene encoding cytochrome b561 domain-containing protein 1 isoform X2: MSLAFCLCMAEAILLFSPEHSPFFFCSRKARIRLHWAGQTLAILCAALGLGFIISSRTRSELPHLVSWHSWVGALTLLATGVQALCGLCLLCPRAARVSRVARLKLYHLTCGLVVYLMATVTVLLGMYSVWFQAQIKGAAWYLCLALPVYPALVIMHQISRSYLPRKKMEM, from the exons ATGTCCTTGGCG TTCTGCCTCTGCATGGCTGAAGCCATCCTACTCTTCTCACCTGAACACTCCCCGTTCTTCTTCTGCTCCCGAAAAGCACGGATCCGGCTCCACTGGGCAGGGCAGACCCTAGCCATCCTCTGTGCAGCTCTGGGCCTGGGCTTCATCATCTCCAGCAGGACCCGCAGTGAGCTCCCTCATCTGGTGTCCTGGCACAGCTGGGTGGGAGCCCTGACACTGCTGGCCACTGGTGTCCAGGCACTGTGTGGGCTCTGCCTCCTTTGTCCCCGGGCAGCCAGGGTCTCGAGGGTGGCTCGCCTCAAGCTCTACCATCTGACGTGTGGACTGGTGGTCTACTTGATGGCTACAGTAACGGTGCTTCTGGGCATGTACTCAGTATGGTTCCAGGCCCAGATCAAAGGTGCAGCCTGGTACCTGTGCCTGGCACTGCCCGTCTATCCAGCCCTGGTGATCATGCACCAGATCTCCAGATCTTACTTGCcgaggaagaaaatggaaatgtga
- the LOC111556004 gene encoding cytochrome b561 domain-containing protein 1 isoform X1, whose product MQPLEVGLVPASAGEPRLTRWLRRGSGILAHLVALGFTIFLTALSRPGTSLFSWHPVFMSLAFCLCMAEAILLFSPEHSPFFFCSRKARIRLHWAGQTLAILCAALGLGFIISSRTRSELPHLVSWHSWVGALTLLATGVQALCGLCLLCPRAARVSRVARLKLYHLTCGLVVYLMATVTVLLGMYSVWFQAQIKGAAWYLCLALPVYPALVIMHQISRSYLPRKKMEM is encoded by the exons ATGCAGCCCTTGGAGGTAGGTCTGGTTCCCGCTTCAGCTGGGGAGCCGAGACTGACCCGTTGGCTGCGGAGAGGCAGTGGGATCTTGGCGCACCTGGTAGCTTTGGGCTTCACCATCTTTCTGACAGCGCTGTCCCGTCCAGGAACCA GTCTTTTCTCCTGGCACCCTGTATTCATGTCCTTGGCG TTCTGCCTCTGCATGGCTGAAGCCATCCTACTCTTCTCACCTGAACACTCCCCGTTCTTCTTCTGCTCCCGAAAAGCACGGATCCGGCTCCACTGGGCAGGGCAGACCCTAGCCATCCTCTGTGCAGCTCTGGGCCTGGGCTTCATCATCTCCAGCAGGACCCGCAGTGAGCTCCCTCATCTGGTGTCCTGGCACAGCTGGGTGGGAGCCCTGACACTGCTGGCCACTGGTGTCCAGGCACTGTGTGGGCTCTGCCTCCTTTGTCCCCGGGCAGCCAGGGTCTCGAGGGTGGCTCGCCTCAAGCTCTACCATCTGACGTGTGGACTGGTGGTCTACTTGATGGCTACAGTAACGGTGCTTCTGGGCATGTACTCAGTATGGTTCCAGGCCCAGATCAAAGGTGCAGCCTGGTACCTGTGCCTGGCACTGCCCGTCTATCCAGCCCTGGTGATCATGCACCAGATCTCCAGATCTTACTTGCcgaggaagaaaatggaaatgtga
- the LOC111556004 gene encoding cytochrome b561 domain-containing protein 1 isoform X3, with amino-acid sequence MQPLEVGLVPASAGEPRLTRWLRRGSGILAHLVALGFTIFLTALSRPGTKTGPLMENRSEGGRAQWVTPEIPALWEADAGGSLEFCLCMAEAILLFSPEHSPFFFCSRKARIRLHWAGQTLAILCAALGLGFIISSRTRSELPHLVSWHSWVGALTLLATGVQALCGLCLLCPRAARVSRVARLKLYHLTCGLVVYLMATVTVLLGMYSVWFQAQIKGAAWYLCLALPVYPALVIMHQISRSYLPRKKMEM; translated from the exons ATGCAGCCCTTGGAGGTAGGTCTGGTTCCCGCTTCAGCTGGGGAGCCGAGACTGACCCGTTGGCTGCGGAGAGGCAGTGGGATCTTGGCGCACCTGGTAGCTTTGGGCTTCACCATCTTTCTGACAGCGCTGTCCCGTCCAGGAACCA AAACAGGTCCCCTGATGGAGAATAGAAgtgaaggaggccgggcgcagtgggtcacgcctgaaatcccagcactttgggaggccgacgcgggtggatcacttgag TTCTGCCTCTGCATGGCTGAAGCCATCCTACTCTTCTCACCTGAACACTCCCCGTTCTTCTTCTGCTCCCGAAAAGCACGGATCCGGCTCCACTGGGCAGGGCAGACCCTAGCCATCCTCTGTGCAGCTCTGGGCCTGGGCTTCATCATCTCCAGCAGGACCCGCAGTGAGCTCCCTCATCTGGTGTCCTGGCACAGCTGGGTGGGAGCCCTGACACTGCTGGCCACTGGTGTCCAGGCACTGTGTGGGCTCTGCCTCCTTTGTCCCCGGGCAGCCAGGGTCTCGAGGGTGGCTCGCCTCAAGCTCTACCATCTGACGTGTGGACTGGTGGTCTACTTGATGGCTACAGTAACGGTGCTTCTGGGCATGTACTCAGTATGGTTCCAGGCCCAGATCAAAGGTGCAGCCTGGTACCTGTGCCTGGCACTGCCCGTCTATCCAGCCCTGGTGATCATGCACCAGATCTCCAGATCTTACTTGCcgaggaagaaaatggaaatgtga